AGTGCATCAACCTGTAAGACACTTGTAGATATCTTTTAACACTAAGTTCTGCTGCTCAATGATTTACTTGCATAAGAAAATGGACAAAGATTGCAGAAAATGGACTATATATGCTTCTAccatatttgatatatttgttattttgttatCTGTGTCCACACATGAAGCACAGATtaccaaatcaaaaaaaaaaaaacaaaaaaacaaaaaaaaaaacacagaatTGTTGGATGAATAATAAGCTCCTGACAACCCGTAAGAACTGCATGGTATATACAATGTTCTCCACACAATAATGGAACTGAGTATGCATGTATTTTAacaaatagagaaaaaaaagatcccAGTCCTTTCTTTGTGCTATGTATCATAAGTCTAGAAAACTGGATCATTTAATTTAGAGTACCTTTGAGAATACCGCAACATGGCTTGGAAGCCCTATTTCCTATAAAAATGTAAGTTGTGTCAAGTAAATAATGGCAGAATAGAACAAAGAAAAATGACACTACATAGAAATGCTCTATCATACCTTTCGGCCATGCCCGCAAGCCTCATAACTATTCACAAGTACTCTAGCAGCCCATCTATGAATGAATTAAATCAAACAAAAGAGAGATATCACAGTGAACACTATGATTACAAATAAGGAACAACAGCTATGATATATGAATGTAATCTTATGTTCCCTATTATACCAGCTACAGGGTATAGAACCATTACGCGCATGAAGTCGGTGGGTTCCATACGATGCCAGCAATCACCACGAGCTGAGAATGTACGTACTCAAGTAGATTAGCAATGATCAATTACAGGTTGTAAGAGCATAAATACACTAAAATGCATCCATGTCAGAATTTCTATAACTTGGTCTAACTCTGCTGTTATTTAGCATCTGATTAAAAATGCCCTTGAATAAGCAATTTATGATTAGCTTTCCAAGTTCTTGGGTATGAACAAATTTTTAACTGAAAGTCAATATGTCAAACCTCATCAAACCTTCCAGCTGGGCTGTCATCATAGTGAGCAAGGAAGAGACCACCAAGGGTATACCTGTGAAGCCGAAGCTCATCTTAATTACATAGATAACTAATTTTACTGTTTGGTGGAGAGCCTTGTCCAATCATGATTCCCACTAATGaacaagaaaaatgtttccacagATCAGAAAGTACCCAAACGCTTCAACTAGTCTTAACTCCTTTGGAATGAAAGCCCGAGCAGTTTCTGCTTTCACGAGATGAAGTTGGTATAGAGCACTAAAAAGGAAATGCATGCAAATATAGCTTGTAAATAACTCATTCATATATATTGGTTAAATAGATGAATTTTTTTCCCCTCCAAGTAAGCCAGAATGGAAAGTGGCAAAGGGCTTGCCTGCCTTTAAATAACCATGGTGGCCCAAGGGTGTAACCAGAAGAAGGTCTTTCTGCAGCTTCCATCAATCTCCAATCCACATCCAAAAGGCAAATCGTTCAGTTGATTCAGAGCTGGACTTTTAGTCTCATAAAGGGGACAGGTTGGCAAAGTTGAAAAAAGAACAGCAGGTGATGCAATAGTACCATAGAACTGCTAAAAAATGGAACTTAAAAGATGAGGCTGGAATTCTAACAAAAAGAATTTCTAGAATCAATTTGACCAAAATTGTACTCATCCTGCTAAACTTAGTCCACCAGGCTCATAtgttaaaattaaaagttttggaacaatgacaataaaacaGTCTTTAGCAAATATGATGAACAATGAAATCTGCAGTCCCAATTTATGGACTCGCCGTCAAATGCTTATAGAACCACAATCTCAAAGAACCTTGATTGACATGTACAAAACAAGCATTTGACATAACATGTAGAAGCCTCGAAGACTCATGACACCTCTATATTCTAGTCCAGTGCAAAATGTAAAAtttaggactcgtttggttcgtagGAAGAGGTGGGGGAAAAGTGTGGTTCACGGGAAAATGAAGAAATAGCTCATGCTTGGCaagagttttcaaaagagaaagatGGAAAAGTAGCATTCCCATTCCCATGAGAATAAGATTTCATATTTCATGGGATAGAAAAACCCATGCGGGACATGAAAAAGTCTAATTCCTACCAACTGGGAATTGGCATAATTTTTTCCAAATATACCCTtaaatttttagataaaataggATAAGATATTTCCCTTGATTAAAGGTATAACAAGTAGTTTACATAACTTTCTCATAAaaatagatgctcaaccaaatataagccattCTGAAATATGCCacttcccatggtcaaccaagcaTGCAACAATTATTTCTCGGGCATCATATATTTAGGCATCAgcttccccctccccctccccccccccaaaaaaaaaaaaaattacagtaaagaaaaattctttccgcaaaccaaacgagtccttaaAATGAATGGGAAACAAATGAAAGCCTCAACACCTTAGCAGTACCAGTCTGCAATTTTTGGCACTACCGGACCACTTTTTCTATCCAAAAAAATTCCATTCTGTTGATAATTAAGAGATGGGAAGAAATAGCAAAGCTGTGTTATTAATTACTCCTCCCACCTTCCTGTCAATACTCCTCAGTACAAAAACAACTACTCGAAATCAGAAACCTTAGCTTGTTTAGTACTTCAATGCAAAAAAagtaagcttttttttttttttactgaaaaAGGGTGCAAGCATAACAAATACACTAATTATAACTATGATTAATTAATTCTAGTCGGCAAAGATTTCCTTTTTTCACCATAAAACATCAtaaattaccaaaaaaaaaagagtagaacAATGGTCATTTGGGCAAGAAACTTAGAAACCCTACTCAGGAGCCAAAGTGgagaaataaaagctctaaactCATCTTCAATTTGGCAAAACGAATTCTACGGGAGGATCCCAGTGAAACCCTGGACAAGGAAACACATACCTTGGAGGTCGAAGCCGAACTACGGCCAGGCAAGATCCCTAAGTTGACTTGACTGAGAGGAGCAAAGAGCGAAGCAAGAGGCTGTTCCTTCTAAAATTTAAAGAGACGAAAGGGGGACGCTATCGGAACTCGGTCGAGATCTATCAAACGTGGCGACCACTTGGGGGGATTTGGATCCACCGTATCCAATGAGATCTCCCCGTGTGTCCAGTTGGATTGGGCTTGTCCGGTTTCTTTCGGATCCAGCGGGACCACCCAAGCGTcatcataataaaaaaaatggaaaaaagaaaaaatatttttttaaaaaaagagatgaTCTTTCGTTTGGTAGTTTGGCAGGAGATCTTGTGGTATGTCAAAAATTATTCATGCGAATCAACAACATCATCCAAATCTTGAGAATCTTTTTGAGAATCCTATCATGAGCATTATGATCAACGAAATCCTTATCAATATCCACTAAAATGATAGTTTTCTTAAAATGCTATCATGATGAGCAACGAAATCCTCGTCGGTATCCACTAAAATGATTTAGTGAATCTTGGCAAGGGTCTTGTTGATGGGGATTTGATGAATGTTGCTAAGATTTTGATACATCTTGTGAGTccgtacatatacatatatatacacacacacatatacatttGGGCCTTAGGCTTTGTTTGGGGAAGT
This portion of the Phoenix dactylifera cultivar Barhee BC4 chromosome 11, palm_55x_up_171113_PBpolish2nd_filt_p, whole genome shotgun sequence genome encodes:
- the LOC103721433 gene encoding protein NEOXANTHIN-DEFICIENT 1 isoform X2, with translation MEAAERPSSGYTLGPPWLFKGSALYQLHLVKAETARAFIPKELRLVEAFGYTLGGLFLAHYDDSPAGRFDELVVIAGIVWNPPTSCAWAARVLVNSYEACGHGRKEIGLPSHVAVFSKRKMEIMEKSSSRQSSFLNMIGMSSAYCKSKEHGEIQVSEIKGSSQMSICNINLPFVVPKSKTNEKCMGPMIRMSLPSFSGQTEHNPQLLKYSCQIECRSALTVI